Below is a window of Candidatus Kinetoplastibacterium oncopeltii TCC290E DNA.
GAATATTCATGTTTATTTATATATATATTTAGGGTCTTTTAATATTGGACAAGTCTCTTCCCAGGTTAATTCATTGATATCATCTTCTGATTTAGAATATTCTAGACTAAAAAAGAAACAACTTCTTCTTCCTGTATGGCAAGATATTCCTCCTGTTTGCTCTACTTTAATCAATATTGCATCCTTATCACAATCTGTACTTATATCATGAACAATTTGTACATGTCCTGATTCTTCACCTTTACGCCATAGACGATTACGAGATCTAGACCAGTAGACCGCTTTTTTTGTTCTTACTGTTTCATATAAAGCATTATCGTTCATCCACGCCAACATAAGAATAGAGTTTGTTTTATAATCTTGCGCGATTACTGGCAATAGACCATTTTCATCAAATTTAAGATTTTTTATCCAAGATATTGAGTCACTTAACATGAAATATTTCTACCTAACAGAGATGCCCAGATTAGCCATAAAGTGTTTACACTCATTTATAGTATAAAGTCCGAAATGAAAAATACTTGCTGCAAGAACAGCACTTGCATGGCCTTCTGTTATACCGTCAGCTAAATGCTTTAGGCTTCCAACACCACCAGATGCTATAACTGGGATTGGTAAAGCATCAGATATAGTTCTTGTAAGTTCTAAATCAAATCCAGTTTTTGTTCCATCTTTATCCATACTTGTTAACAAAATCTCGCCAGCACCGTATTGAGACATCATTTTTGCCCATTCTACAGCATCTATACCAGTAGACTGTCTGCCTCCTTTTATTAGAACTTCCCATTTAGGAGAGGAATCGCCATATTTAGAAATACGGCGAGCGTCTATAGCTACTACTATACATTGTGATCCATAGTACTCAGATGCTTCTTTAACAAGTTGGGGATTTTCAACAGCTGAGCTATTTATACTAACTTTATCAGCACCAGCATTCAGTAATTTTTTTATATCAGCTATTTTCCTAACACCACCACCTACTGTTAGAGGAATGAATACATTGGAAGCAACTTTCTCTATTATTGGTAAAATTAGATCACGTTTTTCACTAGTTGCAGTAATATCAAGAAATGTTATTTCATCA
It encodes the following:
- the hisI gene encoding phosphoribosyl-AMP cyclohydrolase, encoding MLSDSISWIKNLKFDENGLLPVIAQDYKTNSILMLAWMNDNALYETVRTKKAVYWSRSRNRLWRKGEESGHVQIVHDISTDCDKDAILIKVEQTGGISCHTGRRSCFFFSLEYSKSEDDINELTWEETCPILKDPKYIYK
- the hisF gene encoding imidazole glycerol phosphate synthase subunit HisF yields the protein MLNFLTKRIIPCLDVTNGRVVKGVNFVNLTDAGDPVEIAKRYDEQGADEITFLDITATSEKRDLILPIIEKVASNVFIPLTVGGGVRKIADIKKLLNAGADKVSINSSAVENPQLVKEASEYYGSQCIVVAIDARRISKYGDSSPKWEVLIKGGRQSTGIDAVEWAKMMSQYGAGEILLTSMDKDGTKTGFDLELTRTISDALPIPVIASGGVGSLKHLADGITEGHASAVLAASIFHFGLYTINECKHFMANLGISVR